Proteins co-encoded in one Clostridia bacterium genomic window:
- a CDS encoding S-layer homology domain-containing protein: protein MKTKVIALTLCFLLMAQPCLALSESIAVDRNTVTISGKAEIPLQEVVLQLLAEGKTTAESLDDILYQDQAKTDENGDFSHSFTVPSGLNSGNYNLVFAYETGETKTLVLPYKNESDVKDALRMLESEKEPSKLKVLFEQYGESFGFDMELYNALSDAGKLKAAELYVNNKDFASSVTAAAVMHYDGDFSDLVTGKFGEFTKISETNAYKQFSARINISEIGSVLKQKTISSGDGARAEFEIETGLALIKSARSWFDVQQAVELIVPVLGLDISGFKQNPQAFGEAFLAKSYTKESFVESYNAELQKHSSSTEIIFADVAQETLWANDSVNALYKAGIVNGVSDTAFDPNGNVTREQFAKMLISLIGDTENISDHSFSDVPADSWFAPFVCAAKATGIVNGVSDTEFGVGQNITREQMAAMIYRAGKLLGYAPKGEPKTFTDAQFISDYAKESVDALTAGGVINGKEDGTFAPQSTATRAEAACMIYNLMKATGHSNNNLTGLEPVKGVDPFKTYADNFNSLAEKEYKERDLVSVPGWYFVSNGASYLKALKAPTGKTTEIPYTEKQKAENASDMAVAIIADNSKASAFFDTEPFLMNAKTLGKLRLEMNLYLESESTSPSYKIFDAQFMAYEVDRGSKLMPFIYFAADGGVYYYETDESSVRCGSYAKNTWTNVCADIDTERSIYTLYLNGTAVAKDVPFSATDILWDGSDPVPALKKVRVRMGVAPDAVGNSSVCIDDFLLATYTDKPAISIKSAEGNKVTLSVPENIDENTLKYISVSVNGNKVNATGALSGENYTITLPVPLKEGDKTEVTVGKWVALSNGVITGTPYVLE from the coding sequence ATGAAAACGAAAGTGATTGCACTCACGCTGTGCTTTTTGCTTATGGCACAGCCATGTCTTGCTTTAAGTGAAAGTATTGCGGTTGACAGAAATACGGTTACCATAAGTGGTAAAGCGGAAATCCCTCTGCAGGAAGTTGTGCTTCAGCTTCTGGCTGAAGGGAAAACAACTGCTGAAAGCCTTGATGACATTTTATATCAGGATCAGGCAAAGACGGACGAAAACGGTGATTTTTCCCATTCGTTCACCGTTCCTTCAGGCTTAAACTCGGGAAATTACAACCTGGTTTTTGCTTATGAAACGGGCGAAACAAAAACACTTGTTCTTCCGTATAAAAATGAATCGGATGTAAAAGATGCTCTCCGGATGCTTGAAAGCGAAAAAGAACCATCAAAGCTAAAGGTGCTTTTTGAACAGTATGGCGAAAGCTTTGGTTTTGATATGGAGCTTTACAACGCGCTTTCCGATGCAGGAAAGCTGAAGGCGGCGGAGCTTTATGTAAATAACAAAGATTTTGCAAGCTCGGTAACAGCAGCTGCTGTTATGCACTACGACGGTGATTTTTCAGACCTTGTAACAGGCAAATTTGGTGAATTTACAAAAATTTCCGAAACAAATGCATATAAGCAATTCAGTGCCCGCATAAATATTTCGGAAATCGGAAGTGTTCTTAAGCAGAAAACAATTTCCTCGGGTGACGGGGCGAGAGCCGAGTTTGAAATTGAAACAGGTCTTGCGCTTATAAAGAGTGCAAGAAGTTGGTTTGATGTGCAGCAGGCGGTTGAGCTTATCGTTCCTGTCTTAGGACTTGACATTTCCGGTTTTAAGCAAAATCCTCAGGCTTTCGGAGAAGCATTTTTGGCAAAAAGCTACACGAAAGAAAGCTTTGTTGAAAGCTACAACGCAGAGCTTCAGAAGCATAGCAGCAGTACAGAAATCATTTTTGCTGATGTCGCACAGGAAACCTTATGGGCAAACGACAGTGTAAATGCTCTTTATAAGGCCGGCATCGTAAACGGTGTGTCGGATACCGCATTTGACCCCAACGGTAACGTAACCCGTGAGCAGTTTGCAAAAATGCTTATATCTCTGATAGGTGACACCGAAAACATTTCAGATCATTCGTTCTCAGATGTTCCGGCTGACAGCTGGTTTGCACCCTTTGTTTGTGCTGCAAAAGCTACGGGTATTGTAAACGGTGTGTCGGATACAGAATTTGGGGTAGGTCAGAATATCACCCGTGAACAGATGGCGGCAATGATTTACCGGGCGGGCAAGCTTTTGGGCTATGCACCCAAAGGCGAACCAAAGACCTTTACCGATGCGCAATTTATTTCGGATTACGCAAAGGAAAGCGTTGATGCCTTAACGGCAGGCGGTGTTATAAATGGCAAGGAAGACGGTACCTTTGCACCCCAAAGCACCGCAACCCGTGCTGAAGCGGCTTGTATGATTTACAATCTGATGAAGGCAACGGGTCACAGCAACAATAATTTAACAGGCTTAGAGCCTGTTAAAGGTGTTGATCCTTTTAAAACATACGCTGACAATTTTAACAGTCTTGCGGAAAAAGAATACAAGGAAAGAGACCTGGTTTCGGTTCCGGGGTGGTATTTTGTTTCGAATGGGGCATCTTATCTGAAGGCTTTAAAAGCGCCGACAGGCAAAACTACGGAAATTCCGTATACAGAAAAGCAGAAAGCGGAAAACGCATCCGATATGGCGGTGGCAATCATTGCTGACAACTCAAAGGCATCCGCATTCTTTGATACCGAGCCGTTTCTCATGAATGCAAAGACATTAGGAAAGCTTCGTTTGGAGATGAATCTTTATCTTGAATCGGAAAGCACATCGCCTTCTTATAAGATTTTTGACGCGCAGTTCATGGCATATGAAGTAGACAGAGGCAGTAAGCTGATGCCCTTCATCTATTTTGCAGCTGATGGCGGTGTGTACTACTACGAGACAGACGAATCAAGTGTACGTTGCGGAAGCTATGCCAAAAACACATGGACAAATGTTTGCGCAGACATAGATACCGAAAGGAGCATCTACACACTTTATTTAAACGGAACGGCTGTTGCAAAAGATGTTCCGTTCTCCGCAACAGATATTTTGTGGGACGGTTCAGACCCTGTTCCTGCATTAAAGAAGGTTCGTGTTCGTATGGGCGTTGCTCCTGATGCCGTAGGTAATTCATCTGTGTGTATCGATGACTTCCTTCTCGCTACATACACAGACAAGCCTGCAATCAGCATTAAAAGTGCAGAGGGTAACAAGGTTACACTTTCGGTTCCCGAAAATATTGACGAAAATACATTGAAGTATATTTCGGTTTCTGTAAACGGAAATAAGGTTAACGCAACCGGTGCTTTAAGCGGTGAGAATTACACAATCACTCTTCCTGTTCCCTTAAAAGAAGGCGACAAAACAGAGGTTACGGTAGGAAAATGGGTTGCACTTAGTAACGGTGTAATAACCGGCACACCCTATGTCTTAGAGTAA
- a CDS encoding helix-turn-helix transcriptional regulator gives MYDINAIKNYILYLKTKCDLSVSLHMLDYGQLVKLGALLPFAFHDNSYCVYVKTCEKAHGQCCLEQNKAKIKSQSGSFHGICYAGVKEYVYPIYNGKDTVGIVCVSGYQSEKATYYLNSVCENYDLDYEKLSAFYRTLKPKIPPKDEIDTLIHPLCEMLELAFIQLQENTYFPQSFAERVAHYLDINHTKKISSRDVCDHFSCSRSYMSREFNRYTGMTIREYLTELRIRDALVLLESSSLSVSEIAYSVGFNDSNYFSSIFKSHVGVSPQEYRKKRTR, from the coding sequence ATGTATGATATTAATGCAATAAAAAACTACATACTTTATCTCAAAACCAAATGTGATTTATCCGTCAGCTTGCATATGCTGGACTATGGTCAACTTGTTAAGTTAGGCGCTTTGCTCCCTTTTGCTTTTCACGATAACTCCTACTGTGTCTATGTCAAGACCTGCGAAAAAGCACATGGTCAGTGTTGCCTGGAACAGAATAAGGCGAAAATTAAAAGCCAGAGCGGTTCTTTTCATGGAATATGCTATGCGGGTGTAAAGGAATATGTTTATCCTATATATAATGGAAAGGATACGGTTGGCATCGTTTGTGTTTCAGGGTATCAAAGCGAAAAGGCAACATACTATTTAAATTCAGTTTGCGAAAACTATGATTTGGATTATGAAAAATTAAGCGCATTTTATCGTACACTAAAACCCAAAATTCCGCCCAAGGATGAGATTGATACACTCATCCATCCTTTGTGTGAAATGCTTGAGCTTGCCTTTATCCAGTTGCAGGAAAACACCTATTTTCCGCAGAGCTTTGCAGAACGGGTAGCACACTATCTGGATATAAATCATACGAAAAAAATCTCTTCCAGAGATGTGTGTGACCATTTTTCCTGCAGCCGCTCTTATATGAGTCGTGAATTTAACCGATACACCGGAATGACAATACGGGAATACCTTACCGAGCTTCGTATAAGGGATGCACTCGTATTGTTAGAATCCTCTTCTCTTTCGGTTTCTGAAATCGCATATTCTGTCGGGTTTAATGATTCTAATTATTTTTCCAGCATTTTTAAGTCTCACGTTGGCGTATCTCCTCAGGAATATCGAAAAAAGCGAACACGATGA
- a CDS encoding helix-turn-helix transcriptional regulator, with the protein MNSIKKLDAKQLYGEPIHIKESFSVMDIGLHWHSYYELIYYYEGETVSRINGTNLDLCKGSLYLITPLDLHHTYTKESKNSTHFINISFTEEMIDHELVEKLQQVLFLHNLSEGSPILSLISLLQNSKESREKQHLLNALLCRLVTEGKYLSSASGVVLPDSIRKGIQYTITNFKNPISLKDVAQAVHLNASYFSDLFSKTYGCTFKTYLTALRLGYAKQLLQSTNLSVTEISALSGFQSMPHFMRTFKEKESKTPMQFRNTQ; encoded by the coding sequence ATGAATTCAATCAAAAAACTGGATGCAAAACAACTGTATGGGGAGCCCATACATATTAAAGAGTCCTTTTCCGTTATGGATATCGGCCTGCATTGGCACAGCTATTATGAGCTGATTTATTATTATGAAGGTGAGACCGTAAGCCGAATTAACGGAACAAATCTTGATTTATGCAAAGGAAGCCTGTATCTGATTACGCCTTTAGATTTACATCACACCTACACAAAAGAATCTAAAAACAGCACGCATTTTATAAACATCTCGTTTACAGAAGAAATGATCGACCATGAACTGGTTGAAAAACTGCAACAGGTTCTGTTTTTGCATAATCTTTCAGAAGGCTCCCCTATTCTCTCTTTGATTTCACTTTTGCAAAATTCCAAGGAATCCAGGGAAAAACAGCATCTTTTAAACGCTTTACTTTGTCGTTTGGTTACAGAAGGCAAATATTTATCGTCCGCATCGGGCGTTGTTTTGCCTGACAGTATCCGTAAAGGAATCCAATATACCATTACAAATTTTAAAAACCCTATTTCCTTAAAAGACGTCGCACAAGCTGTGCATTTAAACGCCTCCTATTTTTCAGATTTGTTTTCTAAAACATACGGCTGTACATTCAAGACCTATCTGACTGCATTAAGGCTTGGATACGCAAAACAGCTCCTGCAAAGCACAAATCTTTCCGTAACCGAAATTTCTGCCCTTTCCGGCTTTCAGAGTATGCCTCACTTTATGCGCACCTTCAAAGAAAAAGAAAGTAAAACACCCATGCAGTTTCGAAACACACAATAG
- a CDS encoding DUF2334 domain-containing protein, which yields MKKISVLILSIMMVLMSIIMLNANYVVNAADDLLGCDTTKLTTEDFTITADKNEDTTTFTVESSAAGVSLEVTAPSTDTCGNAYYVLNDSFTPDYNSTTVIRFNAVETNKYVQYKPFIEDSNGGKYHVSAFVTDGQTISDDGGDEVVLKINWSGETSKLYRNGVEIGYLKTFPTQEVLSKGIQLGFVLSSKQAASRSFTVSNLEVWKESGEPYLTLKGEPTEKFFAGEYQIHVPAPQRAGTVSFTVLGVQYQDGHLVSITPKTFDFEKIDVDTEMVLDVTVADETDQLTCMVWESLRTMKPIIMKKNFEKILPDEDAPYAILKFDDLGPGTVEAFQKAIDVCEEEGVVASLGLIGKRFNDETDPSVYTTIQNWHDNGFEIWHHGFEHSPEEYSTYTYEQQKESFGKVLDLIQEKCGITITAFGSPHNNSTELTRDMIEENFPQIKAIMLASYEGTNNITVLNKQVRLEAATAGVMADYQTVQNRYANRRSGDVIVMQGHPSGWDEEELLKLKLIIQFLKQKGCIFITPTEYVNMCVNK from the coding sequence ATGAAAAAAATATCTGTACTTATCTTAAGCATAATGATGGTATTGATGTCGATTATAATGCTCAATGCCAATTATGTGGTAAATGCGGCGGACGACTTATTGGGATGTGACACAACAAAACTTACAACGGAGGATTTCACGATAACCGCAGATAAAAACGAAGATACTACAACATTTACTGTAGAGTCGAGTGCGGCAGGCGTTTCGCTTGAGGTAACCGCACCTTCAACTGACACTTGCGGAAATGCTTATTATGTCTTAAATGATAGTTTTACACCGGACTATAACAGTACAACCGTTATTCGCTTTAATGCTGTTGAAACCAACAAGTATGTTCAATATAAGCCGTTCATAGAGGATTCTAATGGCGGAAAGTATCATGTTTCCGCTTTTGTAACCGATGGGCAAACCATAAGTGATGACGGCGGTGATGAAGTGGTTTTAAAGATTAACTGGTCCGGGGAGACATCGAAATTGTACAGAAATGGTGTGGAAATCGGTTATCTTAAGACCTTCCCTACACAAGAAGTTTTAAGCAAGGGAATACAGCTTGGTTTTGTTCTTTCAAGTAAACAGGCTGCTTCTCGCAGCTTCACGGTTTCCAACCTTGAGGTATGGAAAGAGTCCGGAGAGCCGTATTTGACTTTAAAGGGCGAACCTACTGAGAAATTCTTTGCGGGTGAGTATCAGATTCACGTGCCTGCTCCCCAAAGAGCCGGGACAGTAAGCTTTACAGTTTTGGGCGTACAATACCAAGACGGACATCTGGTTAGTATCACCCCCAAGACCTTTGATTTTGAGAAAATAGATGTTGATACCGAAATGGTTCTGGATGTTACAGTTGCCGATGAAACAGATCAGTTAACCTGCATGGTATGGGAGAGCTTGCGTACAATGAAACCTATCATTATGAAGAAGAATTTTGAAAAGATTTTGCCCGATGAAGATGCGCCTTATGCGATTTTAAAATTTGACGATTTGGGACCGGGAACTGTGGAGGCGTTTCAAAAGGCGATAGACGTTTGTGAAGAAGAAGGCGTGGTGGCATCGCTGGGGCTGATTGGAAAACGGTTCAACGACGAAACAGATCCATCGGTTTATACCACCATCCAAAATTGGCATGATAACGGATTTGAAATCTGGCATCACGGATTTGAGCATTCACCGGAAGAATATTCTACCTATACCTATGAACAACAAAAGGAGTCCTTTGGCAAGGTCCTGGATTTGATACAAGAAAAATGCGGCATTACCATTACTGCATTTGGATCTCCGCATAACAACAGCACCGAGCTTACGCGGGATATGATTGAGGAAAATTTCCCGCAAATCAAGGCGATTATGCTGGCGAGCTATGAGGGAACGAATAACATTACCGTTTTGAATAAGCAAGTGCGTTTAGAAGCTGCCACAGCAGGCGTGATGGCAGATTATCAGACCGTTCAGAACCGCTATGCAAACCGAAGATCAGGGGACGTTATTGTGATGCAGGGACACCCTTCCGGATGGGACGAGGAAGAACTTTTGAAACTAAAGCTTATCATTCAGTTCTTAAAACAAAAAGGCTGTATTTTTATTACTCCAACTGAGTATGTGAACATGTGTGTGAACAAATAA
- a CDS encoding XRE family transcriptional regulator gives MFEAKKLAENIKKGRQKLGLTQQTLAERIFVSGQAISKWETGQSVPDLENLCQLAELFSTSVDNLLGQKSRTREEKVFIGIDGGATKTEFLLFTESGVVLERILRAGCNPNVCGLEQAFEILKDSIDTLLQKEPDVFGVFAGIAGFMSGENGKNLYALLNKKYPLLKKELGSDILNVIYSSHATERCLAVILGTGAAVYANEQGKLSRIGAWGYLLDELGGGFGLGKAALQASLAERDGFGRKTLLTTLTEERLGTTVWDSIDKIYKGGDSFIASFAPLVFEACEQGDEVADEILEKFSQNVADHLQFARKAYNCGEDVIVAGGLIQQRPELSERIRRKTGDCPITIPTLPQIYGACKKCVMTFGNLNDKFEENFSKSYAVLL, from the coding sequence ATGTTTGAAGCAAAAAAACTTGCAGAAAATATAAAAAAAGGAAGACAAAAGTTAGGTCTTACTCAGCAGACACTTGCGGAACGCATTTTCGTATCGGGTCAGGCAATATCCAAATGGGAAACGGGACAAAGTGTTCCCGATTTAGAGAATCTTTGTCAGCTGGCAGAGCTGTTTTCCACATCGGTTGATAACCTTTTGGGACAAAAGTCGCGTACAAGAGAGGAAAAGGTTTTTATCGGTATTGACGGCGGCGCGACCAAAACAGAGTTTTTGCTTTTTACCGAAAGTGGTGTGGTGCTGGAACGCATTTTGCGTGCAGGCTGTAATCCGAATGTGTGCGGTTTGGAGCAGGCTTTTGAAATATTAAAAGACAGCATTGACACCCTCTTACAAAAAGAACCGGATGTTTTTGGCGTGTTTGCCGGAATTGCCGGATTTATGAGTGGTGAAAACGGCAAGAATCTGTATGCTTTGCTGAATAAAAAATATCCGCTTCTAAAAAAAGAACTGGGCAGCGATATTTTGAATGTGATTTATTCAAGCCACGCCACTGAGCGGTGTCTGGCAGTCATTCTGGGCACAGGGGCGGCAGTTTACGCCAACGAACAAGGCAAGCTTTCCCGTATTGGGGCCTGGGGCTATCTTTTGGATGAACTGGGCGGCGGTTTCGGACTTGGCAAGGCGGCACTGCAGGCATCGCTTGCCGAGCGGGACGGATTTGGCAGAAAAACCCTGCTTACAACTCTTACCGAAGAACGGCTCGGCACAACCGTGTGGGACAGCATTGATAAAATCTACAAGGGCGGTGACAGCTTTATTGCATCCTTTGCACCCTTGGTGTTTGAGGCTTGCGAGCAAGGAGACGAAGTGGCGGATGAGATTCTGGAAAAATTTTCGCAAAATGTGGCAGACCACTTGCAATTTGCACGAAAAGCGTATAATTGTGGAGAAGATGTGATTGTTGCAGGTGGCTTAATTCAACAAAGGCCTGAACTTTCGGAAAGAATTCGAAGAAAGACAGGGGATTGCCCGATTACCATTCCCACATTGCCGCAGATTTACGGTGCTTGCAAGAAGTGTGTCATGACCTTTGGCAATTTAAATGATAAATTTGAAGAAAATTTCAGCAAAAGCTATGCAGTTTTGCTGTGA
- a CDS encoding cellulase family glycosylhydrolase, translated as MGYYEKGTFYAGCNYWASDTGIYMWREWNEKTVENDFKLLSEIGIQMVRVFPLWPDFQPVKEIFGWNQISAGFSVDGDTLLDTTDDGIDSLMMDRFEKLLDIAQKYDLLVVPALITGWMSGRLFVPPALEGKNLICDPAAIRWEVRFVRAFARRFKDHPAVYAWCLGNECNCMSPVESKEQANLWMQSISDAIRGIDNTRPVLSGMHSQYCPGEDEWVLQDCGENCDILTTHPYASPSYTTDRDHANTMKVMLHPASQNLYYKGIGQKPSIIEETGTYGQQYCDDEVVAKYAEGCLYTSWAHDCLAWLWWIGFDQGSLTYHPFGYNNRASNYGLYREDGTLKPVGEVVKKFNAFLDKFPYKKLPQRIVDGVCILTQGQNSWNAAGASFILAKQAGLDIDFAYANDKIPKAAAYFIPSMECNEFGFDKLYDLMDRVKEGAVMYLSIGNGTLRNLQSDWGFHIKNRKYLNKEETVNISDVSLPLHFKVKFNIDIENAEVLATDDSGAPVFLRSAHGEGQLFFLMAPLETAIYEKTDVFEMPYYKFYAEMAKYLRKDKIISSDNPMVGLTEHPVNEAERIVVITAYTEEETDASFSIKQGWQCDSFEYKQKFSGSQTKVFIFKKV; from the coding sequence ATGGGATATTATGAAAAAGGTACATTTTACGCAGGTTGTAATTACTGGGCTTCGGACACCGGCATATATATGTGGAGGGAATGGAACGAAAAAACAGTTGAGAATGATTTTAAACTGTTAAGTGAAATCGGCATTCAAATGGTAAGAGTTTTCCCGCTGTGGCCTGATTTCCAGCCGGTTAAAGAGATTTTTGGGTGGAATCAGATCAGTGCGGGTTTTTCTGTAGATGGCGATACATTATTAGACACAACTGATGACGGTATAGATTCTCTTATGATGGATCGTTTTGAAAAACTTTTGGATATCGCACAAAAATATGATTTACTAGTTGTGCCGGCACTTATAACAGGCTGGATGAGCGGAAGGTTGTTTGTTCCGCCGGCACTTGAAGGCAAGAATCTGATATGTGATCCGGCGGCAATCCGATGGGAAGTTCGTTTCGTGCGCGCATTTGCAAGACGGTTTAAGGATCATCCTGCTGTTTACGCCTGGTGTCTTGGCAATGAATGTAATTGTATGTCTCCTGTTGAGAGTAAAGAACAGGCAAATCTTTGGATGCAGTCCATTTCTGATGCCATCCGTGGAATAGATAACACAAGACCCGTGCTCTCAGGCATGCATTCTCAGTACTGCCCGGGTGAAGATGAGTGGGTATTACAGGACTGCGGTGAAAACTGCGACATTTTAACCACACACCCTTATGCCTCACCGTCATATACTACAGACCGTGACCATGCAAATACCATGAAGGTTATGCTGCATCCTGCAAGTCAGAATCTTTATTACAAGGGTATTGGTCAAAAGCCGAGCATTATTGAAGAAACAGGTACATACGGTCAGCAATATTGCGATGATGAAGTTGTGGCAAAATACGCAGAAGGTTGTTTGTATACCTCCTGGGCACACGATTGTCTGGCTTGGCTTTGGTGGATTGGTTTTGACCAGGGTAGCTTAACTTATCATCCCTTCGGATATAACAACCGTGCAAGTAACTACGGCCTTTATCGTGAAGACGGTACATTAAAGCCTGTTGGCGAAGTTGTTAAAAAGTTCAATGCATTTTTGGATAAATTCCCTTACAAAAAATTACCGCAACGCATTGTGGACGGTGTTTGTATCTTAACACAAGGACAAAACAGTTGGAATGCGGCAGGTGCAAGCTTTATTCTTGCAAAACAAGCAGGACTTGATATTGATTTTGCATACGCAAATGACAAAATTCCAAAAGCTGCGGCTTATTTTATTCCGTCTATGGAATGCAATGAATTTGGTTTTGATAAATTGTATGACCTTATGGACCGTGTGAAAGAGGGTGCAGTTATGTATCTGTCTATCGGAAATGGTACGCTCCGTAATTTGCAATCGGATTGGGGTTTTCATATCAAAAACAGAAAATATCTGAATAAAGAAGAAACAGTGAATATTTCGGATGTGTCGTTGCCGTTGCATTTTAAAGTGAAATTCAATATTGATATTGAAAATGCCGAGGTTTTGGCTACAGATGATTCGGGTGCACCGGTATTTTTGCGTTCCGCACACGGAGAAGGTCAGCTTTTCTTCCTGATGGCGCCGCTCGAAACAGCTATATACGAAAAAACAGATGTTTTCGAAATGCCGTACTATAAGTTCTATGCAGAAATGGCAAAATATCTGCGAAAGGATAAAATTATATCTTCGGACAATCCGATGGTCGGCTTAACCGAGCATCCTGTAAATGAAGCTGAGCGAATTGTGGTTATCACTGCGTATACGGAAGAAGAGACTGATGCAAGCTTTAGCATAAAGCAGGGCTGGCAATGTGATTCTTTTGAATATAAACAGAAGTTCAGTGGCAGTCAGACAAAAGTGTTTATTTTTAAGAAGGTGTAA
- a CDS encoding class I mannose-6-phosphate isomerase, with translation MILKLKPTRVYRTYYGGVNLDRAEGKRNTEKTRFPEDWLASVTEAFNPDHPVLHEGLSVTEDGHLLKDIINENKTHMIGKREKMSLLFKLLDSAERLVIQVHPTRAFAKEYFNSPYGKSECWYILNDEGEVYIGFREGITKEYWKSLFESQDVEKMLDCLHRFKVKKGDFIFVNGGVPHAIGKNCFLAELQEPTDLMVIPEKVTPSGVVLSEQKLHGGLGFDKMFDCFCYEGLSESETRKKHFIIPRKVNATETELLTCDMFRLSQLEISGEYAFETDAYGIAVVIDGDVEINSIKLKTYDRVFISEDEKKLNFKGTGKLLLCRP, from the coding sequence ATGATTTTAAAGTTAAAACCCACAAGAGTTTACCGAACTTACTACGGTGGTGTGAATCTTGACAGAGCGGAAGGAAAGAGAAATACGGAAAAAACACGGTTCCCGGAAGACTGGTTAGCTTCGGTTACCGAGGCATTTAATCCGGACCATCCCGTATTGCATGAGGGGTTAAGCGTGACCGAGGACGGACACCTTTTAAAGGATATTATTAACGAGAACAAAACACACATGATCGGGAAGCGTGAAAAAATGTCTCTCTTGTTCAAATTGCTTGACAGTGCAGAACGTCTTGTCATTCAGGTGCACCCTACAAGGGCTTTTGCGAAAGAATATTTCAATAGTCCGTATGGGAAAAGCGAGTGTTGGTACATATTAAACGATGAAGGGGAAGTGTACATCGGGTTTCGGGAAGGCATAACAAAAGAATACTGGAAGTCGTTGTTTGAAAGTCAGGATGTTGAAAAAATGCTTGATTGTCTGCACAGATTCAAGGTTAAAAAAGGTGATTTTATTTTTGTAAACGGCGGTGTTCCGCACGCTATCGGTAAAAATTGTTTTTTAGCAGAATTGCAGGAGCCAACTGATTTAATGGTTATTCCCGAAAAGGTTACACCATCAGGGGTTGTTTTGTCTGAGCAAAAGCTGCACGGCGGACTCGGATTTGATAAAATGTTTGACTGCTTTTGCTATGAAGGATTGTCTGAAAGTGAAACACGAAAAAAACATTTTATAATACCCCGAAAAGTAAATGCAACAGAAACAGAGCTTTTAACCTGTGACATGTTCAGGTTAAGTCAGCTGGAGATTTCAGGGGAATATGCCTTTGAAACAGATGCATATGGGATAGCTGTAGTAATTGACGGTGATGTGGAAATAAACAGCATAAAGCTTAAAACATATGACAGAGTCTTTATTAGTGAAGATGAGAAAAAATTAAATTTTAAAGGGACGGGGAAGCTTTTGCTCTGCAGACCGTAG
- a CDS encoding N-acetylmuramic acid 6-phosphate etherase has protein sequence MLRTEMRNEKSMHIDQMDTMSMLKIISDENFNAVRAVEKALSEIGRAVDIIVEAIRKGGRLIYVGAGTSGRLAVADAAECPPTFGVDYNTVIAIIAGGEKTLVRASENQEDFEEQGAMDLLQRNVTGDDVVCGISASGGAAFVAGAMKEAKKHGCKTLSLSSNPDTLIGGLAGVEIVTDTGEEVVQGSTRMKAGTAQKLVLNMLSTCAMIQTGKVYENVMINLKPSNIKLKKRMINIVCSLAKAEEAKAEAALEQGNWDIRSALKIIEEK, from the coding sequence ATGTTAAGAACTGAAATGCGTAATGAAAAGAGCATGCACATTGATCAAATGGACACAATGTCCATGTTAAAAATCATCAGCGATGAAAATTTTAATGCGGTGCGTGCCGTAGAAAAAGCTTTGTCTGAAATCGGAAGGGCAGTAGACATTATTGTAGAAGCAATCCGCAAGGGAGGCAGACTCATTTATGTGGGTGCAGGTACTTCAGGCAGACTTGCTGTAGCAGATGCAGCAGAATGTCCGCCTACCTTCGGTGTGGATTATAACACTGTGATTGCCATTATTGCAGGAGGCGAGAAAACATTAGTCCGCGCCAGCGAAAATCAGGAGGATTTTGAAGAACAGGGTGCGATGGATTTGCTCCAAAGAAATGTAACGGGTGACGACGTGGTTTGCGGTATTTCGGCTTCAGGCGGTGCGGCGTTTGTGGCAGGTGCTATGAAGGAAGCTAAAAAGCATGGCTGTAAAACCCTTTCTTTAAGTTCTAATCCCGACACTTTAATCGGCGGACTGGCAGGTGTGGAAATTGTAACCGACACGGGCGAAGAAGTGGTGCAAGGCTCAACCCGAATGAAAGCCGGTACAGCACAAAAGCTGGTTTTAAATATGCTTTCCACCTGTGCCATGATTCAGACCGGCAAGGTATATGAAAATGTTATGATTAACTTAAAGCCCTCAAACATCAAACTAAAAAAGCGTATGATTAACATAGTGTGCTCACTTGCAAAGGCAGAAGAAGCGAAGGCAGAAGCGGCTTTGGAGCAGGGGAACTGGGACATTCGTTCTGCATTAAAAATCATTGAGGAGAAATAA